In one window of Ovis aries strain OAR_USU_Benz2616 breed Rambouillet chromosome 3, ARS-UI_Ramb_v3.0, whole genome shotgun sequence DNA:
- the CLEC12A gene encoding C-type lectin domain family 12 member A isoform X3 — MSEEVTYADLKFQDSSQTENIQKFDKFEKEEPPVPSHVWRQRALALTVLCLLLLIGLGVLGGIWNKCKPCPEEWMWHDDNCYLLLSGYQHRKTWQKSDEICSDYNASLLTIKSKRVLEFIKSLQLNHYWLGLSPRKDNKKYGNLDTSIPFDWFTRNTSVISDKMYCGYIQYASFFYAKCTDTKNIVCEKLAQSVKIESILMSEVLDRRK; from the exons ATGTCTGAAGAAGTTACTTACGCAGATCTAAAATTCCAGGACTCCAGTCAGACAGAAAATATCCAGAAGTTTGACAAATTTGAGAAAGAAG AGCCACCTGTTCCTTCCCATGTATGGCGTCAAAGAGCCTTGGCTCTGACTGTCCTGTGCCTTCTGCTGCTGATTGGCCTGGGAGTCTTAGGAGGCATAT ggaacaaaTGTAAACCTTGTCCAGAGGAGTGGATGTGGCATGATGACAACTGCTACCTTCTACTATCTGGCTACCAACATCGGAAAACATGGCAAAAGAGTGATGAGATTTGTTCTGACTACAATGCCAGCCTGTTGACGATTAAAAGCAAAAGGGTGTTG GAATTTATAAAATCTCTTCAGTTAAATCACTATTGGTTGGGATTATCTCCCAGGAAAGATAACAAAAAATATGGAAACTTGGATACAAGTATCCCCTTCGACTG gtTCACAAGAAATACAAGTGTCATAAGTGATAAGATGTATTGTGGATACATACAGTATGCATCCTTTTTTTATGCTAAGTGTACTGATACTAAAAATATTGTATGTGAGAAGCTTGCTCAATCAGTGAAAATTGAGAGTATACTAATGAGTGAAGTCTTGGATAGAAGAAAGTAG
- the CLEC12A gene encoding C-type lectin domain family 12 member A isoform X1 — protein MSEEVTYADLKFQDSSQTENIQKFDKFEKEEPPVPSHVWRQRALALTVLCLLLLIGLGVLGGICMEKLNKLQNFKEELQRNMSLQLMQNTNSSQKIRNLSIKLEEIATKLCRELYIKNKGNKCKPCPEEWMWHDDNCYLLLSGYQHRKTWQKSDEICSDYNASLLTIKSKRVLEFIKSLQLNHYWLGLSPRKDNKKYGNLDTSIPFDWFTRNTSVISDKMYCGYIQYASFFYAKCTDTKNIVCEKLAQSVKIESILMSEVLDRRK, from the exons ATGTCTGAAGAAGTTACTTACGCAGATCTAAAATTCCAGGACTCCAGTCAGACAGAAAATATCCAGAAGTTTGACAAATTTGAGAAAGAAG AGCCACCTGTTCCTTCCCATGTATGGCGTCAAAGAGCCTTGGCTCTGACTGTCCTGTGCCTTCTGCTGCTGATTGGCCTGGGAGTCTTAGGAGGCATAT GCATGGAAAAATTGAATAAGCTACAAAATTTCAAAGAAGAACTTCAAAGAAATATGTCTCTACAACTCATGCAAAACACAAATAGTTCCCAGAAAATCAGGAACCTTTCTATCAAACTTGAAGAAATAGCCACCAAATTATGTCGTGagttatatataaaaaacaaag ggaacaaaTGTAAACCTTGTCCAGAGGAGTGGATGTGGCATGATGACAACTGCTACCTTCTACTATCTGGCTACCAACATCGGAAAACATGGCAAAAGAGTGATGAGATTTGTTCTGACTACAATGCCAGCCTGTTGACGATTAAAAGCAAAAGGGTGTTG GAATTTATAAAATCTCTTCAGTTAAATCACTATTGGTTGGGATTATCTCCCAGGAAAGATAACAAAAAATATGGAAACTTGGATACAAGTATCCCCTTCGACTG gtTCACAAGAAATACAAGTGTCATAAGTGATAAGATGTATTGTGGATACATACAGTATGCATCCTTTTTTTATGCTAAGTGTACTGATACTAAAAATATTGTATGTGAGAAGCTTGCTCAATCAGTGAAAATTGAGAGTATACTAATGAGTGAAGTCTTGGATAGAAGAAAGTAG
- the CLEC12A gene encoding C-type lectin domain family 12 member A isoform X2, translated as MSEEVTYADLKFQDSSQTENIQKFDKFEKEEPPVPSHVWRQRALALTVLCLLLLIGLGVLGGICMEKLNKLQNFKEELQRNMSLQLMQNTNSSQKIRNLSIKLEEIATKLCRELYIKNKGNKCKPCPEEWMWHDDNCYLLLSGYQHRKTWQKSDEICSDYNASLLTIKSKRVLEFIKSLQLNHYWLGLSPRKDNKKYGNLDTSIPFDWYCGREVLGLEEEDNKYSSCEKLEKPEINQECVTMHICP; from the exons ATGTCTGAAGAAGTTACTTACGCAGATCTAAAATTCCAGGACTCCAGTCAGACAGAAAATATCCAGAAGTTTGACAAATTTGAGAAAGAAG AGCCACCTGTTCCTTCCCATGTATGGCGTCAAAGAGCCTTGGCTCTGACTGTCCTGTGCCTTCTGCTGCTGATTGGCCTGGGAGTCTTAGGAGGCATAT GCATGGAAAAATTGAATAAGCTACAAAATTTCAAAGAAGAACTTCAAAGAAATATGTCTCTACAACTCATGCAAAACACAAATAGTTCCCAGAAAATCAGGAACCTTTCTATCAAACTTGAAGAAATAGCCACCAAATTATGTCGTGagttatatataaaaaacaaag ggaacaaaTGTAAACCTTGTCCAGAGGAGTGGATGTGGCATGATGACAACTGCTACCTTCTACTATCTGGCTACCAACATCGGAAAACATGGCAAAAGAGTGATGAGATTTGTTCTGACTACAATGCCAGCCTGTTGACGATTAAAAGCAAAAGGGTGTTG GAATTTATAAAATCTCTTCAGTTAAATCACTATTGGTTGGGATTATCTCCCAGGAAAGATAACAAAAAATATGGAAACTTGGATACAAGTATCCCCTTCGACTG GTACTGTGGAAGGGAGGTGCTAGGTCTGGAAGAAGAGGACAACAAATACTCCAGCTGTGAGAAACTAGAAAAGCCTGAGATAAATCAGGAGTGTGTGACAATGCACATTTGTCCATAA